A window of the Cucurbita pepo subsp. pepo cultivar mu-cu-16 chromosome LG01, ASM280686v2, whole genome shotgun sequence genome harbors these coding sequences:
- the LOC111781769 gene encoding uncharacterized protein At2g39795, mitochondrial-like produces MAIASIIRKSASSLCPLAGRLVRSQRVYSTSIFNALNNHSNFYCPPPLGTTFSSFRDFSSSKRPSSDEALIRVIESEVKCASETDDHDRVEEVPKGFPFEIQDNPGLQTITLKRSYQDEVISVEVHMPDLVTGRTINANDDDGDDDGGNKGNQSCIPLMVSVSKKNGPSLEFSCSAYPDDISIESLIVKHPEHSEDQIAYEGPDFHDLDENLQKAFHKYLEIRGIKPSTTIFLHEYMINKDSKEFLLWLTKLKNFVEA; encoded by the exons ATGGCTATTGCGTCCATTATCAGAAAATCCGCCTCCTCTCTTTGCCCCTTGGCAGGTCGTCTCGTTCGCAGCCAACGAGTTTACAGTACTTCCATCTTCAATGCCTTGAACAATCACTCGAATTTCTATTGCCCGCCGCCGTTGGGTACCACGTTTAGCTCTTTCCGAGATTTTTCGTCATCAAAGCGCCCAAGTTCTGACGAGGCTCTCATACGAGTGATTGAGTCTGAGGTCAAATGCGCCTCGGAAACTGACGATCACGATCGG GTTGAGGAAGTGCCCAAAGGATTCCCATTTGAGATTCAAGATAACCCTGGCTTGCAAACTATTACTTTGAAGAGATCATATCAAGATGAAGTCATTAGTGTTGAAGTTCACATGCCTGATCTGGTTACTGGTCGAACTATTAACGCCAATGACGATGACGGTGACGATGATGGTGGTAATAAGGGAAATCAGTCTTGTATCCCATTGATGGTTAGTGTCTCAAAGAAGAATGGACCTTCCCTAGAGTTTAGTTGCAGCGCTTACCCTGATGACATTTCCATAGAGAGCTTGATAGTTAAACATCCAGAGCATTCTGAGGATCAAATTGCTTATGAAGGCCCTGATTTTCA tgaTCTGGACGAGAACCTTCAGAAGGCCTTCCACAAGTATCTGGAGATTAGAGGTATTAAACCGAGCACAACAATCTTCTTGCATGAGTACATGATCAACAAAGACAGCAAGGAGTTTCTGCTATGGCTGACGAAACTCAAGAACTTTGTTGAAGCATAA